A single window of Sandaracinaceae bacterium DNA harbors:
- a CDS encoding NADP-dependent malic enzyme codes for MIREKDALAYHREGRRGKIEVVPTKPVATQRDLSLAYSPGVAEPARAIHADPRAVDLYTARRNLVAVVTNGTAVLGLGDVGPLAAKPVMEGKAVLFKKYADIDVFDIEVRAHDPEHLIEVVAALEPTFGGINLEDIAAPACFHVEEELEKRMSIPVFHDDQHGTAIISAAALMNAVELQGKDLHELRVTCVGAGAAAVASMSLWTRLGVKAENITMFDVDGIIREDRPGLDVWRRAFAAPADDRRVTLADAIQDADVLIGLSAGGIVSPDMLQNMCERPIIFALANPDPEISYEDACAARPDAIVGTGRSDYPNQVNNVLGFPYIFRGALDVGATHINEEMKLAAAHALAKLARQGVTDDVLSAYGGEPLKFGPHYIIPKPVDARSLYWVAPAVAKAAIDSGVARDKLDVEAYANELERKLSPTRKVMWHVTSLAKREPGRIVFPEGEEDSILRAAEIVSQERIATPILLGRTSVMRERAMALGVDLERVQLLDNHASEENLRYAEALFALRNRRGMTLNAARRLIHQRLYFGLMMLQLGEVDGLVSGLTGAYPETIRPALQIIGVRDEVRRAAGCYLVVTKNDVKLLADTTINIQPDAETLAETAMLTADLAHNLGISPRIGMLSFSNFGDAPHRHSQKVARAVQLIRERRPDLEVDGEMQADVALLEEAREPYPFSTLSGSANVLIFPNLDAGNIAYKLLAALGSEVIGPIVLGVRRPVNVLSQGASVSKIVHMTSLTVAHAIRLARASVQPSKMP; via the coding sequence ATGATCCGAGAGAAGGACGCGCTCGCCTATCACCGCGAAGGCCGCCGGGGGAAGATCGAGGTCGTCCCCACCAAGCCCGTGGCCACCCAGCGGGACTTGAGCCTGGCGTACAGCCCTGGCGTGGCGGAGCCCGCGCGCGCGATTCACGCCGACCCGCGCGCGGTCGATCTCTACACGGCCCGGCGGAACCTCGTCGCGGTCGTCACCAACGGGACCGCGGTGCTCGGGCTCGGCGACGTGGGGCCGCTCGCCGCCAAGCCGGTGATGGAGGGCAAGGCGGTGCTCTTCAAGAAGTACGCGGACATCGACGTGTTCGACATCGAGGTGCGCGCCCACGACCCCGAGCACCTCATCGAGGTCGTCGCCGCGCTCGAGCCGACCTTCGGCGGCATCAACCTCGAGGACATCGCCGCGCCCGCGTGCTTCCACGTGGAGGAGGAGCTCGAGAAGCGCATGAGCATCCCCGTGTTCCACGACGATCAGCACGGCACCGCGATCATCAGCGCGGCGGCCCTGATGAACGCGGTGGAGCTGCAGGGCAAGGACCTTCACGAGCTGCGGGTCACCTGCGTGGGCGCGGGGGCGGCGGCGGTAGCGTCGATGAGCCTCTGGACGCGGCTCGGGGTGAAGGCCGAGAACATCACCATGTTCGACGTCGACGGGATCATCCGCGAGGACCGCCCGGGCCTCGACGTCTGGCGACGCGCGTTCGCGGCGCCGGCGGACGATCGGCGGGTGACCCTCGCCGACGCGATCCAGGACGCCGACGTGCTGATCGGGCTCAGCGCGGGCGGGATCGTCAGCCCCGACATGCTCCAGAACATGTGCGAGCGCCCGATCATCTTCGCGCTCGCCAACCCCGACCCGGAGATCAGCTACGAGGACGCGTGCGCGGCGCGCCCCGACGCGATCGTCGGCACCGGTCGCAGCGACTACCCCAACCAGGTCAACAACGTGCTGGGGTTCCCCTACATCTTCCGCGGCGCGCTGGACGTCGGCGCCACCCACATCAACGAGGAGATGAAGCTCGCCGCCGCGCACGCGCTGGCCAAGCTCGCGCGTCAGGGCGTCACGGACGACGTGCTCTCCGCGTACGGCGGCGAGCCGCTCAAGTTCGGGCCCCACTACATCATCCCCAAGCCGGTCGACGCGCGCTCGCTGTACTGGGTGGCGCCCGCGGTCGCGAAGGCGGCGATCGACAGCGGCGTGGCGCGAGACAAGCTCGACGTCGAGGCCTACGCGAACGAGCTCGAGCGCAAGCTCAGCCCCACGCGCAAGGTCATGTGGCACGTCACGTCGCTCGCCAAGCGGGAGCCCGGGCGCATCGTCTTCCCGGAGGGCGAGGAGGACTCGATCCTCCGCGCGGCCGAGATCGTCAGCCAGGAGCGCATCGCCACGCCCATCCTCCTCGGGCGGACCTCGGTGATGCGAGAGCGCGCGATGGCGCTCGGCGTCGATCTCGAGCGCGTGCAGCTGCTCGACAACCACGCGTCCGAGGAGAACCTCCGCTACGCCGAGGCCCTCTTCGCGCTGCGCAACCGGCGGGGCATGACGCTCAACGCGGCGCGCCGGCTGATCCATCAGCGGCTCTACTTCGGGCTGATGATGCTCCAGCTCGGCGAGGTCGACGGCCTGGTCTCGGGGCTGACCGGCGCCTACCCGGAGACGATCCGCCCCGCGCTGCAGATCATCGGGGTGCGCGACGAGGTGCGCCGCGCGGCCGGCTGCTACCTGGTGGTCACGAAGAACGACGTGAAGCTGCTCGCCGACACCACCATCAACATCCAGCCGGACGCCGAGACGCTCGCCGAGACGGCCATGCTCACCGCCGACCTCGCGCACAACCTCGGCATCTCGCCGCGCATCGGCATGCTCTCCTTCTCGAACTTCGGCGACGCGCCCCACCGCCACTCGCAGAAGGTGGCGCGCGCGGTCCAGCTGATCCGCGAGCGCCGGCCCGACCTCGAGGTGGACGGCGAGATGCAGGCCGACGTGGCGCTCCTCGAGGAGGCCCGCGAGCCCTACCCGTTCAGCACGCTGAGCGGCTCCGCGAACGTGCTCATCTTCCCCAACCTCGACGCGGGCAACATCGCCTACAAGCTGCTCGCCGCGCTCGGGAGCGAGGTGATCGGCCCGATCGTGCTGGGCGTCCGGCGGCCGGTGAACGTCCTGAGTCAGGGAGCGAGCGTTTCCAAGATCGTGCACATGACCAGCCTCACGGTGGCGCACGCGATCCGGCTCGCGCGCGCGTCGGTGCAGCCCTCGAAGATGCCGTAA
- a CDS encoding ATP-binding protein, protein METEGATATERWLGGAQTSVPGSAADTLLELNRRADLARGGAWLSAPAALALGGARFMVEGAASWVGVLLVTSAVAFFSIGWLHRGRAAGRSAGLSVSAVALLTLTGMAWLDGGLWSDGALWLPFVPLVAVLLCRRRVALGVAALAGGGAIALVGAHALDVLSVPPGAQLLLRGPAILGALAFATALGDLYERARRVSAAEKHRRETRLRILLEGIPDALVRIDAGGVVLDYRDTDLTPLHLPADAVGQPLDAFLPEDAAQAVRRQMTESLEGALIAREHRWPHREGGMRDVEVRTLPLQGEVVALIRDVTEMRAAERLRDEFVAAVSHELRTPLTSIEGSLKLLSGGIGGRVEGKGAELLELGLRNATRLRSLIDDLLDVRKIAEGQFSLELREVQVDEVVARLEQLHRAAAEARGLRLVTRVEATGLVLADPERLVQAISNLLSNAMQHSPEGGRVTLVARNAEGAIRIAVEDEGEGVAPRDRQRIFRPFEQAVAKRHGVGTGLGLHIARELVERMNGRIGVEEAPDGGAAFFVELRRVEVVEPASSRSATRT, encoded by the coding sequence GTGGAGACGGAGGGGGCGACCGCCACCGAGCGCTGGCTCGGCGGCGCGCAGACGTCGGTGCCCGGCTCGGCGGCCGACACGCTGCTCGAGCTGAACCGCCGCGCCGACCTGGCGCGCGGCGGCGCGTGGCTCTCGGCGCCCGCGGCCCTCGCCCTCGGCGGCGCCCGCTTCATGGTGGAGGGCGCGGCCTCCTGGGTCGGCGTGCTCCTCGTGACCAGCGCGGTCGCGTTCTTCTCCATCGGGTGGCTCCATCGGGGCCGGGCGGCCGGGAGGAGCGCCGGCCTGTCGGTCAGCGCCGTCGCGCTGCTGACCTTGACCGGGATGGCGTGGCTCGACGGTGGCCTGTGGTCGGACGGCGCGCTGTGGCTGCCATTCGTGCCCCTCGTCGCGGTGCTCCTCTGCCGCCGGAGGGTCGCGCTCGGCGTGGCCGCGCTCGCGGGCGGCGGCGCGATCGCGCTCGTGGGCGCGCACGCGCTCGACGTCCTCTCCGTGCCCCCCGGGGCGCAGCTCCTCTTGCGAGGCCCGGCGATCCTCGGGGCCCTCGCGTTCGCCACCGCGCTCGGCGACCTCTACGAGCGCGCGCGGCGGGTCTCGGCGGCCGAGAAGCACCGGCGCGAGACGCGCCTGCGCATCCTGCTCGAGGGGATCCCCGACGCGCTCGTGCGGATCGACGCCGGCGGGGTGGTGCTCGACTATCGCGACACCGACCTGACCCCGCTCCATCTCCCCGCGGATGCGGTGGGTCAGCCCCTCGACGCGTTCCTCCCGGAGGACGCGGCGCAGGCGGTCCGCCGACAGATGACCGAGTCGCTCGAGGGGGCGCTCATCGCGCGCGAGCACCGCTGGCCGCACCGCGAGGGCGGGATGCGCGACGTCGAGGTGCGCACCCTGCCGCTACAGGGCGAGGTCGTCGCGCTGATCCGCGACGTGACGGAGATGCGCGCCGCGGAGCGCCTGCGCGACGAGTTCGTCGCCGCGGTCAGCCACGAGCTGCGCACGCCGCTCACCTCCATCGAGGGCTCGCTCAAGCTCCTGAGCGGCGGCATCGGTGGGCGCGTCGAGGGCAAGGGCGCGGAGCTGCTCGAGCTCGGCCTCCGGAACGCGACGCGGCTCCGCAGCCTGATCGACGACCTGCTCGACGTGCGCAAGATCGCCGAGGGGCAGTTCTCACTGGAGCTGCGGGAGGTGCAGGTCGACGAGGTGGTGGCGCGTCTCGAGCAGCTCCATCGGGCGGCGGCGGAGGCGCGGGGCCTGCGCCTGGTCACGCGGGTGGAGGCGACCGGTCTGGTGCTGGCGGACCCGGAGCGGCTCGTCCAGGCGATCTCCAATCTCCTGTCGAACGCGATGCAGCACTCGCCCGAAGGCGGCCGCGTGACCCTGGTGGCGCGAAACGCCGAGGGCGCCATCCGCATCGCGGTCGAGGACGAAGGCGAGGGCGTCGCGCCGCGTGACCGTCAACGTATATTTCGACCGTTCGAGCAGGCGGTCGCCAAGCGACACGGCGTGGGCACCGGGCTCGGGCTCCACATCGCGCGCGAGCTCGTCGAGCGCATGAACGGGCGCATCGGCGTCGAGGAGGCGCCCGACGGCGGGGCGGCGTTCTTCGTGGAGCTCCGCCGCGTCGAGGTGGTCGAGCCCGCCTCATCCCGCAGCGCCACCCGGACGTGA
- a CDS encoding ATP-binding protein — MDQADHPRSDADRLRSFLGHLIAGCAVAVIGYLVVGIPLQSAPILYTAAVTMALGGVVWWARRRAQRGHTEHAATTVAIGMLLVALLVAPVFGFLYPTLVLVCLLAVVIAIPYVDRALLRVLVPSAVVAAFVVSVVGLWQDALTPVPLWAEQTLLVVTSTISVYLNITMMVQVHRRLRETLQFEREATEELGRVNRQLEVIVESSPAAILLLRLDGTVLWVNPAFEQVFGWRTEDLVGQKPSPVTEETEPEFRANMEKLAAGETLRGVEVRRKHKDGRWVDTQVWAAPVQMPEGDTAVLSVIVDVTARKEAERRLEQERSRAEEASQAARVAERRKDEFLAMLGHELRNPLAPITTALEVVKMSGDATHEREHAIIARHVRHMTRLVDDLLDVSRITRGKLQLRRRKIDLRGAIDQAVEMTAPLFEEKRHRLELDVPNGFTVKGDPTRLAQIFSNLLSNAAKYSEPEGVVTVRATAVSGSVKVTVADEGIGMSEELAASVFDLFVQAEQAIDRASGGLGLGLTLVRSLTRLHDGEVTASSPGPGRGSTFEVRLPLAMGVLDSVDSLPPQEIDLPSVRRVLVVDDNEDAAELLAHGLRRRGFEVELAFDGPSAIDVAREFLPDAAILDIGLPVMDGYELAGRLTGQLAERPRLVAVTGYGQQSDRDKSAAAGFDVHLVKPVQMKQVLDALKKERPSP, encoded by the coding sequence GTGGACCAGGCCGACCATCCCAGGTCCGACGCCGACCGGCTGCGGAGCTTTCTCGGTCACCTCATCGCGGGGTGCGCCGTGGCCGTGATCGGCTACCTCGTCGTCGGGATCCCGCTCCAGAGCGCGCCGATCCTCTACACCGCGGCGGTCACCATGGCGCTGGGCGGCGTGGTCTGGTGGGCGCGTCGGCGGGCCCAGCGAGGGCACACCGAGCACGCCGCGACCACGGTGGCGATCGGCATGTTGCTCGTCGCGCTCCTCGTCGCCCCCGTCTTCGGCTTCCTCTACCCGACTCTGGTGCTCGTGTGCCTGCTCGCGGTCGTCATCGCCATCCCCTACGTGGACCGGGCGCTGCTCCGCGTGCTCGTCCCCTCCGCCGTGGTCGCCGCGTTCGTGGTCAGCGTGGTCGGCCTCTGGCAGGACGCGCTGACGCCCGTGCCGCTGTGGGCCGAGCAGACGCTCCTCGTCGTGACCTCGACCATCTCCGTGTACCTGAACATCACCATGATGGTGCAGGTGCACCGCCGGCTCCGGGAGACGCTCCAGTTCGAGCGGGAGGCGACCGAGGAGCTGGGGCGGGTCAACCGACAGCTCGAGGTCATCGTCGAGAGCTCCCCCGCGGCCATCCTCCTGCTCCGCCTCGATGGCACCGTGCTGTGGGTCAACCCGGCCTTCGAGCAGGTCTTCGGCTGGCGGACGGAGGATCTGGTCGGGCAGAAGCCCTCGCCCGTCACCGAGGAGACCGAGCCCGAGTTCCGGGCGAACATGGAGAAGCTCGCCGCGGGAGAGACCCTCAGGGGCGTCGAGGTCCGTCGGAAGCACAAGGACGGGCGCTGGGTGGACACGCAGGTCTGGGCCGCGCCGGTGCAGATGCCCGAGGGTGACACCGCGGTCCTCTCGGTGATCGTCGACGTCACGGCGCGCAAGGAGGCGGAGCGGCGACTCGAGCAGGAGCGCTCGCGCGCGGAGGAGGCGTCGCAGGCGGCGCGGGTGGCTGAGCGCCGCAAGGACGAGTTCCTGGCCATGCTGGGGCACGAGCTGCGCAACCCGCTCGCCCCCATCACCACCGCGCTCGAGGTGGTGAAGATGAGCGGCGACGCGACGCACGAGCGCGAGCACGCGATCATCGCGCGGCACGTCCGGCACATGACGCGGCTCGTGGACGATCTCCTCGACGTCTCGCGGATCACCCGCGGCAAGCTCCAGCTCCGTCGGCGGAAGATCGATCTGCGCGGCGCGATCGATCAGGCGGTCGAGATGACCGCGCCGCTCTTCGAGGAGAAGCGCCATCGGCTCGAGCTCGATGTCCCGAACGGCTTCACGGTGAAGGGAGATCCCACGCGCCTGGCGCAGATCTTCTCCAACCTCCTGTCGAACGCGGCGAAGTACTCCGAGCCGGAGGGGGTCGTCACGGTGCGCGCGACGGCCGTCAGCGGCTCGGTGAAGGTCACCGTCGCCGACGAAGGGATCGGCATGAGCGAGGAGCTCGCCGCGTCCGTGTTCGACCTCTTCGTCCAGGCCGAGCAGGCGATCGACCGTGCGTCCGGAGGGCTCGGCCTCGGGCTGACCCTGGTGCGTAGCCTGACGCGGCTGCACGACGGAGAGGTCACCGCGAGCAGCCCGGGGCCGGGGCGCGGCAGCACGTTCGAGGTCCGGCTGCCGCTCGCGATGGGGGTGCTCGACTCGGTCGACAGCCTCCCGCCTCAGGAGATCGACCTCCCCTCGGTGCGCCGCGTGCTCGTCGTCGACGACAACGAAGACGCGGCGGAGCTGCTCGCGCACGGCCTGCGCCGTCGCGGCTTCGAGGTGGAGCTCGCGTTCGACGGACCGAGCGCGATCGACGTGGCCCGGGAGTTCTTGCCGGACGCGGCCATCCTCGACATCGGCTTGCCGGTGATGGACGGCTACGAGCTCGCGGGGCGCCTGACGGGTCAGCTCGCCGAGCGCCCGCGGCTCGTCGCGGTGACCGGGTACGGGCAGCAGAGCGATCGCGACAAGAGCGCGGCGGCGGGCTTCGACGTGCACCTCGTCAAGCCGGTCCAGATGAAGCAGGTGCTCGACGCGTTGAAGAAGGAGCGCCCGAGTCCCTGA
- a CDS encoding tetratricopeptide repeat protein, with amino-acid sequence MRHRSPLFLLALLATVGCGCGNPVGEAPLEPSDERASSATPGETDYDRAVHDLTTRLEAAEVAATRFDDDWSRLETVAALYAARAQLTGDLQDYLRAEAALSRAFDLAREGSGPLLTRANLHFTLHRLDEASADLDRIERGVIVPDTTRLGVMQIRGDVAFHSGRYEEAERLHRQADESWASSSGAFRIAYDLWQTGRFEEAESWLTTSLGRVVGDADQGRAWTHLQMGLVDLDRGRWDEALAHYQAAREVFSGWWLVDEHIAEIHALRGDLTRAEIAYRAVVERTESPELMDALADVLIARGEEEEAATWRARAEAAFEAQLELLPEAAYGHALDHFLAYGDPARALELAEANHALRPGGEATVKLAQALLRSDRLADAQARIEEALASAYETAELHATAAEIYRAAGESTAAAEQEAAARAIDPHSVAP; translated from the coding sequence ATGCGCCACCGCAGCCCTCTCTTCTTGCTCGCCCTGCTCGCCACCGTCGGATGCGGTTGCGGCAACCCCGTGGGCGAAGCGCCGCTCGAGCCGAGCGACGAGCGCGCGAGCTCCGCGACGCCCGGAGAGACCGACTACGATCGCGCGGTCCACGACCTCACGACCCGCCTCGAGGCGGCGGAAGTCGCCGCGACCCGATTCGACGACGACTGGTCCCGGCTGGAGACCGTGGCGGCCCTCTACGCGGCCCGCGCCCAGCTCACCGGCGACCTCCAAGACTATCTGCGGGCCGAAGCGGCGCTCTCGCGCGCCTTCGACCTCGCGCGCGAGGGCTCGGGACCGCTCCTGACCCGCGCCAACTTGCACTTCACCCTTCACCGCCTGGACGAGGCGTCCGCGGACCTCGACCGGATCGAGCGCGGCGTCATCGTGCCCGACACCACCCGGCTGGGCGTCATGCAGATCCGCGGCGACGTGGCCTTCCACTCCGGGCGCTACGAGGAGGCCGAGCGTCTGCACCGGCAGGCCGACGAGAGCTGGGCGTCCAGCTCCGGCGCGTTCCGCATCGCCTACGACCTCTGGCAGACCGGGCGCTTCGAGGAGGCCGAGAGCTGGCTGACGACCTCGCTCGGGCGCGTCGTCGGAGACGCCGATCAGGGCCGCGCCTGGACCCACCTGCAGATGGGCCTCGTCGACCTCGACCGAGGCCGATGGGACGAGGCGCTCGCGCACTATCAGGCCGCCCGCGAGGTCTTCTCGGGCTGGTGGCTCGTGGACGAGCACATCGCCGAGATCCACGCCCTGCGCGGCGACCTGACGCGCGCCGAGATCGCGTATCGCGCCGTGGTGGAGCGCACCGAGAGCCCGGAGCTGATGGACGCGCTCGCCGACGTCCTGATCGCGCGCGGCGAGGAGGAGGAAGCGGCCACCTGGCGAGCCCGCGCCGAGGCGGCGTTCGAGGCTCAGCTCGAGCTGCTGCCCGAGGCCGCGTACGGGCACGCCCTCGATCATTTCCTCGCCTACGGCGACCCGGCCCGGGCGCTCGAGCTGGCCGAGGCGAATCACGCCCTCCGGCCGGGGGGCGAGGCCACCGTCAAGCTCGCGCAGGCCCTCCTGCGCAGCGACCGGTTGGCCGACGCGCAGGCGCGGATCGAGGAGGCGCTCGCCTCCGCCTACGAGACGGCGGAGCTGCACGCGACCGCGGCGGAGATCTACCGCGCGGCGGGCGAAAGCACCGCGGCCGCCGAGCAGGAAGCCGCGGCGCGCGCGATCGACCCGCACTCCGTCGCGCCGTGA
- a CDS encoding MATE family efflux transporter → MSRAKTALSLAIPALGALAADPLVSLVDTAFVGRLGPAQLGALGVCASVFGLAFFVFNFLATGTTPLVADAVGRGDRSAASRVTMSALSLAVVAGVGAALVLELAAEPILSLMGASGELRAPALAYLRVRALAAPAVLLVTVGHGVFRGYHDTRTPLWVTLGLNLVNLALDPLLIFGLGWGIAGAAWATTLAQWAGALVFVWLLLFRARETLGIERAWPRLADVTHLARVGGALALRTLSLLLVFTYATAVAARLGTLDVAAHQVAAQIWLFLSLVVDALAVAGQALVGSALGRGDRAEARHVANMLLRWGLGLGLALAALFALLAHPLPRLFTDEADVIARVADVYVFVVVSQPIGALVFVWDGLFQGAQDFRFLAVQMIVSALTACGILALVLPMGWGLNGVWWAMLALLVARALTLGWRYWLGGGPLRA, encoded by the coding sequence ATGAGCCGAGCGAAGACAGCGCTGAGCCTCGCGATCCCGGCGCTCGGCGCCCTGGCCGCCGATCCGCTCGTGTCGCTGGTCGACACCGCCTTCGTCGGGCGGCTCGGGCCCGCGCAGCTCGGCGCCCTCGGGGTGTGCGCGAGCGTGTTCGGGCTCGCCTTCTTCGTGTTCAACTTCCTCGCCACGGGGACGACGCCGCTCGTCGCCGACGCCGTGGGCCGGGGGGACCGTTCGGCGGCGAGCCGCGTGACGATGAGCGCGCTCAGCCTGGCGGTCGTGGCCGGCGTCGGCGCGGCGCTGGTGCTCGAGCTGGCCGCCGAGCCGATCCTCTCGCTCATGGGCGCGAGCGGTGAGCTCCGGGCTCCCGCCCTCGCCTACCTCCGCGTGCGCGCGCTCGCGGCGCCGGCCGTGCTCCTGGTCACGGTCGGGCACGGCGTCTTCCGCGGCTACCACGACACGCGCACGCCGCTGTGGGTCACGCTGGGCCTGAACCTCGTCAACCTCGCGCTCGATCCGTTGCTGATCTTCGGGCTCGGCTGGGGCATCGCGGGCGCAGCGTGGGCGACCACCCTCGCGCAGTGGGCCGGCGCGCTCGTCTTCGTCTGGCTCCTGCTCTTCCGGGCGCGGGAGACGCTCGGCATCGAGCGGGCGTGGCCCCGGCTCGCCGACGTCACCCACCTCGCGCGCGTCGGGGGCGCGCTCGCGCTGCGCACGCTCTCGCTCCTGCTCGTCTTCACCTACGCCACCGCGGTCGCGGCGCGGCTCGGCACGCTGGACGTCGCGGCGCACCAGGTCGCGGCGCAGATCTGGCTGTTCCTCTCCCTCGTCGTCGACGCGCTCGCCGTGGCTGGCCAGGCGCTGGTGGGCAGCGCGCTGGGCCGCGGTGACCGCGCCGAGGCCCGCCACGTCGCGAACATGCTGCTGCGCTGGGGCCTCGGCCTCGGGCTCGCGCTCGCCGCCCTCTTCGCCCTGCTCGCCCACCCGCTCCCGCGCCTGTTCACGGACGAAGCCGACGTCATCGCGCGGGTCGCGGACGTGTACGTCTTCGTCGTCGTCAGCCAGCCCATCGGCGCGCTCGTCTTCGTCTGGGACGGCCTGTTCCAGGGCGCGCAGGACTTCCGCTTCCTCGCGGTGCAGATGATCGTCAGCGCGCTCACGGCCTGCGGCATCCTCGCCCTCGTGCTCCCGATGGGCTGGGGCCTGAACGGCGTCTGGTGGGCGATGCTCGCGCTGCTGGTGGCGCGCGCGCTGACGCTGGGCTGGCGCTACTGGCTCGGCGGCGGGCCGCTCCGCGCGTGA